One Cryptomeria japonica chromosome 9, Sugi_1.0, whole genome shotgun sequence genomic window carries:
- the LOC131038681 gene encoding uncharacterized protein LOC131038681, with the protein MDQVSISASQFHALTTHNVKIVQPGEGINLWFFGILVTLKVLANETGNSYSLFEVTVPPGYGLPKHIRTQEDENYYMLDGELIWIVGDQEFYATKGSFAHLPRFVPHTFKNKTNRTAYMLCSCQPGGFEKYLLEFGKMQSASDYMPSEYTDNEIDLAYKMAEEYGILFVGHQENTDNTLSA; encoded by the exons ATGGATCAGGTTTCTATAAGTGCAAGTCAGTTCCATGCattgacaacacacaatgtcaaaaTAGTTCAACCAG GTGAAGGCATCAATTTATGGTTTTTTGGAATACTGGTTACATTGAAAGTTCTTGCAAATGAAACTGGGAATTCTTACTCCCTATTTGAAGTGACAGTCCCTCCTGGATATGGTCTGCCCAAACACATTCGAACACAAGAAGATGAGAACTACTACATGCTTGATGGTGAATTAATTTGGATAGTTGGAGACCAGGAGTTTTATGCTACTAagggttcctttgctcatcttccTCGATTTGTTCCTCATacatttaaaaacaaaacaaacagaACTGCATATATGTTGTGCTCGTGTCAACCTGGTGGTTTTGAGAAATATCTCCTGGAGTTTGGTAAAATGCAATCAGCTTCAGATTACATGCCATCTGAATATACTGATAATGAAATTGATCTGGCTTATAAGATGGCTGAGGAGTATGGAATTCTGTTTGTAGGCCATCAAGAAAATACAGATAACACTTTGTCTGCATAG
- the LOC131858617 gene encoding uncharacterized protein LOC131858617, protein MQGPSNPSIVVEDHLFFATNEPQSEPPLTRKRTKGPLETAFQNESRDNADEDIVRCIYANGLSFNVVRSPYWKQMIKSVNEAPRGYKGPGYEKVRGTLLEKEVKRVEDALKPIRDSWVETGVTIVSDGWKDAKNRPLINVIAVSPKGAMFLKAMDCEGQIKDGQFVAEILISAIESVGPRNVVQVIRDNAKNCRAAGLLVEQRYDHIFWTPCAVHSLNLMLQRIGQKIKWIRDVYAEAEDIQMFITNHHMSRGIFRTYSNLELLKVAETRFASNTIVLRRLVKVRVALCNMVVNTNWTIWKQSSTERAEKIRERILNEKWRDLVTYLLSITEPIMSMIHYTNMDRPCIGEIYDGIDSMLEKIKVTINVKENDP, encoded by the exons atgcaaggcccttctaatcccagtattgtagtagaagaccacctcttctttgccacaaatgaacctcaaagtgaaccacccttgacacgtaaaagaacaaaggggcctttagaaaccgcattccaaaatgagagtagagacaatgctgacgaagatatagtaaggtgcatttatgcaaatgggttgtctttcaatgttgttcgctccccgtattggaagcaaatgataaaaagtgttaatgaggctccaagagggtataagggccccggttatgagaaggtacgtggaacattattggagaaagaggtgaagagggttgaagatgcattgaaacccataagggattcatgggttgagacaggtgtaacaattgtttcagatgggtggaaagatgctaaaaaccgtcccttgatcaatgtcatagcggtgtcccctaaaggggcaatgtttttgaaagctatggattgtgagggccaaataaaagatggccaatttgttgcagaaattctcatctccgccattgagtcagtggggccccgcaatgttgtccaagtcataagggacaatgcaaaaaattgtagagctgctggtttgttggttgagcaacgctatgatcacatcttttggacaccttgtgcggtacattcactcaatcttatgctacaaaggattgggcaaaaaataaaatggatcagagatgtgtatgcagaggctgaggacatccagatgttcatcacaaaccaccacatgtctcgagggatttttagaacctattcgaatttggagctattgaag gttgctgagacccgttttgcatcaaacacaatcgtcttaagacgacttgtgaaagttagagtggcactatgcaatatggtggtTAACACCAATTGGACTATATGGAAGCAgagtagcactgagagggcagaaaaaattagggagagaatattgaatgagaaatggcgggatcttgttacatatctcctaagtatcactgagcccatcatgagcatgattcacTATAcaaacatggataggccttgcataggtgagatttatgatggcattgactcaatgcttgaaaaaataaaggtgaCTATAAATGTAAAAGAGAATGACCCCTAG